The proteins below are encoded in one region of Triticum aestivum cultivar Chinese Spring chromosome 1B, IWGSC CS RefSeq v2.1, whole genome shotgun sequence:
- the LOC123092354 gene encoding NRR repressor homolog 1-like: MDATAADRHEASPVARDGESTTSVPEVPRAPLSDLPVAGGSGTPEESGSGEDEQVERFYALLANIRALRDVYGAGGSSRKRARGAEPPLWKPKFRMEDFREADDVVPAKKGRSDRVERQRLENSDAAEADGEDGEVVEENDRVSASQTTCVLTAEQPA; encoded by the coding sequence ATGGATGCCACCGCGGCGGACAGGCACGAGGCTTCACCAGTGGCAAGAGACGGCGAGTCCACGACGTCCGTGCCGGAGGTGCCGCGAGCGCCATTGTCCGACTTGCCTGTCGCCGGCGGCAGCGGCACGCCCGAGGAGAGCGGCAGCGGCGAGGACGAGCAGGTGGAGAGGTTCTACGCGCTGCTCGCCAACATCCGGGCACTGAGGGACGTTTACGGCGCCGGCGGGTCGTCGAGGAAGCGGGCCAGGGGGGCGGAGCCGCCGTTGTGGAAGCCAAAGTTCAGGATGGAGGACTTCCGGGAGGCGGACGACGTGGTGCCCGCGAAGAAGGGGAGGAGCGATCGCGTCGAGCGGCAGCGGCTGGAGAACAGCGACGCGGCGGAGGCCGACGGGGAGGACGGCGAGGTCGTGGAAGAGAATGATCGGGTCTCCGCGTCGCAGACCACGTGTGTGCTGACTGCCGAGCAGCCAGCCTAG